From a single Marinobacter sp. THAF197a genomic region:
- a CDS encoding efflux RND transporter periplasmic adaptor subunit: MANFIRPLGFLVLGGFAGAGISWWLAAGASMDHTADPAHSQAQEPLYWVAPMDPDFRRDKPGKSPMGMDLVPVYADGGAADDPAGTVRISPAVTNNLGVRTGTVIQGRLPLNITTVGHVQYNEDAMAHVHPRVEGWIEALYVKAEGEPVEQGKALYSLYSPTLVNAQEELVLALNRGNENLVRAAEQRLLALNVPTSLVRSLKDTREVRRTLTVYAPATGVIESLNVREGMFIKPGDQVVTIASLDEVWVLGEMFESQIAAVKPGDRAVMTLDYMPDRQWRGQVDYVYPEINTTTRTARVRLRFDNTDGALRPGMFARLNIQGERGDRRMLVPRESVIRTGQSDRLVLALEKGAFKSVNVDVGRVGEEYVEILQGVSPGDTVVTSAQFLIDSESSKTSDFLRMSPRPTEMDHSAHGMQHEGGH, encoded by the coding sequence ATGGCCAATTTCATTCGCCCTCTGGGCTTTCTCGTGCTGGGTGGTTTTGCCGGTGCCGGCATTAGCTGGTGGCTGGCGGCTGGCGCAAGCATGGATCACACCGCTGATCCTGCACATTCACAGGCCCAGGAGCCGCTTTACTGGGTGGCCCCCATGGACCCTGATTTCAGAAGGGACAAACCGGGCAAGTCGCCCATGGGGATGGACCTTGTGCCGGTTTATGCGGACGGCGGAGCCGCGGATGACCCAGCGGGCACCGTCCGGATATCGCCCGCCGTGACCAACAACCTGGGTGTGAGGACCGGCACGGTTATCCAGGGGCGCCTGCCACTAAACATCACCACCGTCGGGCACGTCCAGTATAACGAGGACGCCATGGCCCATGTGCATCCCCGTGTTGAGGGCTGGATTGAGGCGCTGTATGTGAAGGCGGAGGGGGAGCCGGTTGAACAGGGCAAGGCCTTGTACTCGTTGTATTCGCCCACCCTGGTTAACGCTCAGGAGGAACTGGTTCTGGCGTTGAACCGGGGCAACGAGAATCTGGTCCGTGCTGCAGAGCAGCGTCTATTGGCGCTGAATGTTCCAACCAGCCTGGTACGGAGCCTGAAGGATACCCGCGAAGTGCGCCGTACACTGACGGTCTACGCACCGGCGACCGGGGTTATCGAGAGTCTCAATGTGCGCGAAGGGATGTTCATCAAACCCGGCGACCAGGTGGTGACCATTGCCTCGCTGGACGAGGTCTGGGTTCTGGGCGAGATGTTCGAGAGCCAGATTGCCGCAGTTAAGCCCGGTGATCGGGCGGTGATGACATTGGATTATATGCCGGACCGGCAGTGGCGGGGGCAGGTGGATTACGTCTATCCGGAGATCAACACAACAACCCGCACGGCCCGGGTCAGACTGCGCTTTGATAACACCGACGGTGCCTTGCGCCCGGGTATGTTCGCCCGGCTGAACATACAGGGAGAGCGTGGTGACCGGCGAATGTTAGTGCCCCGGGAATCCGTGATCCGTACCGGCCAGAGTGACCGTTTGGTGCTGGCTCTGGAAAAAGGAGCGTTCAAATCGGTTAACGTCGATGTTGGGCGCGTAGGTGAGGAGTATGTGGAAATTCTGCAGGGGGTAAGCCCCGGCGACACGGTGGTCACCTCGGCGCAGTTTCTGATCGATTCAGAATCCAGCAAAACCTCTGACTTTCTGCGTATGTCGCCCCGACCGACGGAGATGGATCACAGCGCCCATGGCATGCAGCATGAAGGGGGCCACTGA
- a CDS encoding TolC family protein translates to MRYLRHLPKLGMATMLAISALPAAAQQELGLTSAIEIAIRNDPWLQGSVYQEQALREEAVAQGSLPDPRLTLGLANLPTDTFDLGQEAMTQTTVGITQRFPRGDSRRIAKARVLQMASIQPRQRDNRELKVTETVTHLWLDVWRAQQSVQLIESSRGLFEQLEDVAQAGYRSATMSARQQDVIRASVELTRLDDRLTALSAELSSSREALAEWVGAWVDEIAGIRADLLAVDDAIPSYLTALSANGSPKVDSALAIDHPMIRATDELIEVRTLEVDLARQAYKPEWSLSAQYGYRDRAPNGQDRADLFSVGISVDLPLFTSNRQDRNLKASVARAETVKTERMLQLRQLQASARSALARIERLDERITRYRETLLPQMEQQAEAALSAYNSDDGDFAEAVRARIAELNARIELVQMVAERARSQASFDYVTAGADNASPSSSTRYQD, encoded by the coding sequence CTTGCCCGCAGCGGCCCAGCAGGAGCTGGGCCTGACGTCGGCCATTGAAATCGCCATACGGAATGACCCCTGGCTGCAAGGCAGTGTTTATCAGGAACAGGCCCTCAGGGAAGAAGCGGTGGCACAGGGCTCGCTGCCTGACCCCCGCTTGACGCTCGGGCTGGCAAACCTGCCCACAGACACTTTCGATCTCGGGCAAGAGGCAATGACCCAGACCACCGTTGGCATTACCCAGCGCTTTCCCCGGGGGGACAGCCGCCGGATTGCCAAAGCCAGGGTACTGCAGATGGCGTCAATACAACCCCGCCAGCGAGACAATCGTGAACTCAAGGTGACCGAAACAGTCACCCACCTGTGGCTCGATGTCTGGCGCGCCCAGCAAAGTGTGCAGCTGATCGAGAGCAGTCGTGGCCTGTTCGAGCAGTTGGAAGACGTTGCCCAGGCGGGCTACCGCTCGGCCACAATGAGCGCCCGGCAGCAGGACGTGATTCGCGCATCCGTCGAGCTGACCCGGCTGGACGACCGGCTAACCGCGCTGTCAGCAGAGCTCAGTTCCAGCCGTGAGGCGCTGGCGGAGTGGGTGGGAGCATGGGTTGACGAAATAGCTGGAATCCGTGCCGACCTCCTGGCTGTTGACGATGCCATACCGTCGTATTTGACAGCACTGTCTGCGAACGGCAGTCCGAAGGTCGATAGCGCACTGGCGATCGACCACCCGATGATTCGTGCCACGGATGAACTGATTGAGGTGCGGACTCTGGAGGTGGACCTGGCGAGACAGGCCTACAAACCGGAATGGTCACTGTCTGCACAGTACGGATACCGCGATAGAGCCCCCAATGGCCAGGACAGGGCCGACCTTTTCTCCGTCGGTATCAGTGTTGATCTCCCACTATTCACCAGTAACCGCCAAGACCGGAACCTCAAAGCCTCCGTGGCCCGGGCAGAGACCGTTAAAACCGAACGTATGCTGCAGCTGCGCCAGTTGCAGGCGTCAGCCCGCAGTGCACTGGCGCGCATTGAGCGCCTGGATGAGCGCATTACACGTTACCGGGAAACCCTGCTGCCTCAGATGGAGCAGCAGGCCGAAGCCGCCCTGAGTGCTTACAACTCTGACGATGGTGATTTTGCCGAAGCCGTGCGTGCGCGTATTGCCGAGCTGAATGCCCGCATCGAGCTGGTTCAGATGGTGGCCGAGCGCGCCAGGTCGCAAGCCAGTTTCGATTACGTCACCGCCGGCGCGGACAACGCCTCACCCTCTTCATCGACTCGATATCAGGACTGA